TAACTGTTCGTCCACGGTCAGCTCGTGGTAGAGGGGCGGCCGCTCCGGCAGATAACCGATGGCCTGCTTGGCTCGCCGGGGTTCATCCAACAAGTCGTGACCGTCGATGACAACCCGTCCGGCGTCTGGCGCGAGCGCGCCCGCCACCATCCGCAAGGTGGTGGATTTGCCCGCGCCGTTGGGGCCGAGGAAGCCCAAGATCTGTCCCTTGGCGAGC
This region of Candidatus Hydrogenedentota bacterium genomic DNA includes:
- a CDS encoding ATP-binding cassette domain-containing protein codes for the protein MSDDALVRVEGLTRRYGGRPVVDDLGFTLAKGQILGFLGPNGAGKSTTLRMVAGALAPDAGRVVIDGHDLLDEPRRAKQAIGYLPERPPLYHELTVDEQL